The genomic segment CTTTAACTCTAAATCCTTTAGCTAATGAATTTTTTCTATAACGACCACGCCAGGCCATAAGAGAGGGGAGTAAAATAAAAAGAATTGCACAATAAATTCCAGCATAACTTAATGCGCCAATAAAAGCACCAGGATAAAAGAGTACTACCGTCATGGGGGGGAGAAAGGTAGCCAAATAGACGATAACTCCTCCTTTTCCTCGTTTGCTAGTACGTAAACCATCGGCCAAAAAATCAGATAAGCTTAGACCGCTGGCAAGAAAAGAGGTAGCTAGACAAATGGAGGTAAAAATTCTGGCTATAAAAGTGATTAACGGGTTATTTAAGGCATTGCTTAGCTGCGTAACAAACTCACTGGTTGAGTGTTTAGAATGTAGCATGTTAATCAGCCCATAATTCCCTTCACGAGGAAGTACTCCCATGATGCATAGATCCCAAAACAAATAACAAATTAGGGGAATTAAGCTACCTATTAAAATTGCTTTACGTAATTTTGGAATATCATCTTTAAAATAAGTACGTAGACTCGGTATGATATTAGCAAAAGTAAACGAGGTTATCATTACTGTTGCCCCGCTCGTTAGGTAAAGCATGTTTCCATCGGTTAACTTAGAGATAGAGATAGACGGAATAATAAATAAAATAAGTAAAATATAAATGCTAAACTTACTAAACATCAAACCACGATTCACATAATCGACATAGTGAATGCCTCGGTAAACTACGTAACTTAAAATGGCTACAAACAGAAGAATAGATAACCAGTTAGGTACTTTGAACCCCAAATTAAGCAATAAGCCACTGAGAAAATCTCCGCCACCAGCCATATAAGCGGCAAGGACGGAATAAAATAATAAAAGATAGCTTATCCAAGCGATAGATTCACCCCATCGACCTAATAAAATTCGCGACATGGAAATAATATTTGTATTAGGCGGGAGCCATAGATTAACTTCAAGCACCAAGAAAGCGCTGGCGGTCATTATGAACCAGCAGAGTAATAAAAGAAGCAAGGAGTTTGTAAAGCCTGCTTCGGCAGTTGCAATAGGCAATGCCAACATTCCGCCGCCTATCGCTGTGCCCACTATGAGTAAAATACCCCCAAGAAGCTTAGTATCTAATTTGTTAAACATATTTAAGAGTTAAAAAAATGCAAAATGAGTATCACTCACGACATTGGATTTTTGGCAGTGCCGCTTCGTGTAACAATCTGGCGTATACAATAACCATGAGGATTGCGAGTTGAGGACAACACAGACAAAAGTTCAAGTGCTAAAGAGTATATTTTAATATCTAAAGTTAACCGTACAACAAACACTTTTATGACACAAGTAAAAGTTTCCCACTAAAAATCCACGCACAACTTTTAGTGATTCGATTATTGAAGCTTCATCGTGACGTTGTCGGATTTGAGATTTTCGTTTGATGAGTTTTTTGACAGGGTCTAAAGTGGCCTAAACAGTTCGCAGCAGCATTTTTGCCTAGGGAGTTAGTTAAAATTTTTGGAGATGGAAATCAAAAGTTTATCTATTTGGGGGTAAAAAAAACCCATTTCAGCCCATTTTGTAGGTTTAATAACTACAAAACCAGGAATATTGCTCTCTAAATGGGAAAAGGTTTAAGACCGCCACTTTGTTACCTAACTTATTAAGTGGTAATATGGGATTTATGACACAAGTTAATGTCCCTATCTACGAGCCTGCTGAAAGTAAAAGTAAGCTTGATCAGCTTTGTTTAACTCCTTCAGCGATTCAACATATTAAAAAGATCCTTGCTAAGCAAGTAAGGGAAAAATGTTTTCGTTTGAGTGTTAAGCGTTCTGGCTGTTCAGGCTTTTCCTATGTGGTGGATTATGTAGATAGCGTCCATTCCGAAGATTTAAAATTTTCTATTGATGATGAATTAGTTGTTTTTGTTGATCGAGCAAGTTTTCCTATCCTACAGGGGGTTTGTATTGACTATGTACAAAACGGAATTAATGGGACGCTGAAATTCATTAATCCAAATCAAACGGCCGCCTGTGGATGTGGCGAAAGTTTTAGTATAGAGGAAAAATAGAGGATTAATTTCCTCACTATATGATATGTAAAATTATTACGATAAATAACAAATTGGGATTACATGCACGCGCTTCAATGAAGTGGGTCAAAATCGCAAGATGTTTTATTAGCCAAATTACACTCAAATGTAATGGTAAACAAGTAGATGGGAAGAGTATTTTAGAAGTGATGGGGCTTACCGCTCGGCAAGGTAGTCCTGTTGAAGTCATCGTTCAAGGGGAAGATGAAGCTGCAGCGTTAACGGTGTTAGAAAAATTAGTCACAGATAGGTTTGGTGAAGAGGGGTGATGACTCGGTGCCGATTTTTTTATGCCCTTGTAGGCTTATGTTTCTTGTTTATCCCTTTAAGTTTTGCGGGCACGCAGAGCGATGAAATTGTCAAACAACTGATCTCTTTAAACCAGAATTATCCTATACAGCGACGAATTGAAATTCAAAGCGCTGCATTATTAAATACCCCCTACTTAGAAGGGGCGCTTGGTGAAGGTGTTAATGGTAGATATGATCAAAATCCCTTATATCGATTTGATTATTTTGATTGTGAAACCTATGTTGATACTGTCATGGCACTGGCATTAGCCAAGAATCTTCCAGATTTTAAAAACAAAATCAATCAAATTCGTTATAAGCAGGGGAATGTAAGTT from the Rickettsiella endosymbiont of Aleochara curtula genome contains:
- a CDS encoding iron-sulfur cluster assembly accessory protein, coding for MTQVNVPIYEPAESKSKLDQLCLTPSAIQHIKKILAKQVREKCFRLSVKRSGCSGFSYVVDYVDSVHSEDLKFSIDDELVVFVDRASFPILQGVCIDYVQNGINGTLKFINPNQTAACGCGESFSIEEK
- a CDS encoding HPr family phosphocarrier protein translates to MICKIITINNKLGLHARASMKWVKIARCFISQITLKCNGKQVDGKSILEVMGLTARQGSPVEVIVQGEDEAAALTVLEKLVTDRFGEEG
- a CDS encoding amino acid permease encodes the protein MFNKLDTKLLGGILLIVGTAIGGGMLALPIATAEAGFTNSLLLLLLCWFIMTASAFLVLEVNLWLPPNTNIISMSRILLGRWGESIAWISYLLLFYSVLAAYMAGGGDFLSGLLLNLGFKVPNWLSILLFVAILSYVVYRGIHYVDYVNRGLMFSKFSIYILLILFIIPSISISKLTDGNMLYLTSGATVMITSFTFANIIPSLRTYFKDDIPKLRKAILIGSLIPLICYLFWDLCIMGVLPREGNYGLINMLHSKHSTSEFVTQLSNALNNPLITFIARIFTSICLATSFLASGLSLSDFLADGLRTSKRGKGGVIVYLATFLPPMTVVLFYPGAFIGALSYAGIYCAILFILLPSLMAWRGRYRKNSLAKGFRVKGGRPLLLVLGVAGVLFIGNGVQIAFT